One Candidatus Campbellbacteria bacterium genomic window carries:
- a CDS encoding 50S ribosomal protein L28 — protein MSKECVITGATTLTAGRYSNRTRATQFNPGVKRGKKRRKANLQKRKLFIPELGKSVHVVVSNRGMKTIRKNGAYAALKKVGALK, from the coding sequence ATGTCCAAAGAATGCGTAATAACAGGAGCAACAACACTAACCGCTGGTCGCTACAGCAACAGAACACGTGCGACACAGTTTAACCCTGGCGTAAAACGAGGTAAGAAGCGCCGAAAGGCCAACTTACAGAAGCGCAAGCTTTTTATTCCTGAACTCGGAAAAAGTGTACACGTTGTCGTGTCAAACCGTGGCATGAAAACAATTCGCAAAAATGGTGCGTATGCCGCCCTCAAGAAAGTCGGCGCCCTCAAATAG
- a CDS encoding four helix bundle protein, which translates to MPVKAQNPKHKAQKMTNEVQQEKKIFDLEERSRTFAMNVRHFTSTLQKTQANIEDGKQLVRSSGSVGANYIEANECLSRKDFVFRIRICRKESRESSYWLSLISINTEELEGVRKRLYRESLELARIFSTIMWNTEAKIKSSK; encoded by the coding sequence GTGCCAGTCAAAGCCCAAAATCCAAAGCACAAAGCTCAAAAAATGACAAACGAAGTTCAACAAGAGAAGAAAATATTTGATTTAGAAGAACGAAGTAGGACATTTGCAATGAATGTTCGACATTTTACGTCCACTCTTCAAAAAACTCAGGCAAATATAGAGGACGGTAAACAACTCGTCAGGTCGTCAGGATCAGTGGGGGCTAATTACATTGAGGCAAATGAGTGTTTGAGTCGTAAAGATTTTGTTTTTCGTATACGAATTTGTCGTAAAGAATCTCGAGAAAGTAGCTATTGGCTTAGCCTTATTTCAATTAACACCGAGGAACTCGAAGGAGTCCGAAAACGCTTATACCGTGAGTCGTTGGAACTTGCTCGAATATTTAGTACTATCATGTGGAACACTGAAGCCAAAATAAAATCTTCTAAATAA
- a CDS encoding site-2 protease family protein has product MSETIIVIAIVMLSVVLHEVAHGYMANALGDPTARLAGRLTLNPISHLDLIGSIIVPTVTWLSGGFIFGWAKPVPYNPYNLRAGKWSEAYVALAGPATNLLLALIFGLLVRFAGGVLPQGVLSVAVLVVVTNIALMVFNLIPVPPLDGSKVLMAVLPLQWASRFQQIERFGFIFVFIVVIVGWRFIAPLVGFLFTLITGISF; this is encoded by the coding sequence ATGTCTGAAACCATTATTGTTATTGCTATTGTAATGTTGTCTGTCGTTTTGCACGAAGTGGCGCATGGCTACATGGCAAATGCATTAGGCGACCCGACCGCACGACTCGCTGGTCGTCTCACACTCAATCCAATTTCTCACCTTGACCTCATTGGTTCTATTATTGTTCCAACCGTCACATGGCTTTCGGGAGGATTTATTTTTGGATGGGCAAAACCGGTTCCATACAATCCGTACAATTTGCGTGCGGGGAAGTGGAGCGAAGCGTACGTTGCCCTTGCTGGTCCTGCAACCAATCTTCTCCTTGCTCTTATTTTTGGTTTACTCGTTCGTTTTGCGGGAGGGGTACTTCCTCAGGGCGTTCTCTCTGTCGCAGTTCTTGTTGTGGTGACCAATATTGCGCTGATGGTATTTAACCTTATCCCTGTACCACCATTGGATGGTTCAAAGGTGCTTATGGCTGTACTCCCACTCCAGTGGGCATCACGTTTTCAGCAAATTGAACGATTTGGGTTTATTTTTGTGTTTATTGTGGTTATCGTCGGATGGCGTTTCATTGCGCCCCTCGTCGGCTTCTTGTTTACCCTTATTACCGGCATTTCTTTTTAA